The Scyliorhinus torazame isolate Kashiwa2021f chromosome 10, sScyTor2.1, whole genome shotgun sequence genome contains a region encoding:
- the LOC140430241 gene encoding uncharacterized protein yields MTSEFGVPPKRNRLIKMLQIIRRNGLRLNKAKCQFGVKEIMFLRDRLSGQGIERDDMKIQAITNMPRHTDKKGVLRVLDMINFIGKFILNLSAKTACLRDILKKVNNFSWTEQREQEWIRRKKAPMTTPILTFLDPTKKNQDFH; encoded by the coding sequence ATGACATCAGAATTTGGGGTTCCACCCAAGAGGAACAGGCTAATTAAGATGTTACAAATTATCAGAAGAAATGGGCTACGACTCAATAAGGCCAAATGTCAGTTTGGTGTAAAGGAAATAATGTTCCTAAGggacagattatctggtcaagGAATAGAGCGTGATGACATGAAGATACAAGCCATCACAAATATGCCTCGACATACAGATAAAAAGGGAGTACTAAGAGTTCTGGACATGATCAACTTCATTGGAAAGTTCATACTAAATCTTTCAGCAAAGACAGCATGTCTTAGAGATATCCTGAAGAAAGTGAACAACTTCTCTTGGACTGAACAGCGGGAACAAGAATGGATAAGACGAAAGAAGGCTCCAATGACCACACCAATATTAACATTTCTCGATCCAACAAAAAAAAACCAAGATTTCCATTGA